The region TTCTAACTCTAACTCTCTTGACATTTCATAAACTTCATCAAACCTTAAGTTACCAGCACTGCCTTTTATTAAATGAGCGTATTTTCTTATGGATGCAAAGTCTTTATTTTCTACTGCTTTTTCAAGTTCTTGTAAAACCAATCTTATCTCTTTTATAAAACTACTTAGCAAAGCAGGCATATGTTTAAGCTTTAAACCTATCTTTTCTGCCATCTCCTCTTGTGTAATTTTTGAATAATCTGCTCTTAAAATTGGCATAATTTATTTCCTATATTTTTGTATAATTGAGCATAATTGTAACACAGGATATTAAAATGTTATACATAATGTGCGCTCTTAAACCAGAAGCTCAAGCTTTTGTAGATAAATACAAACTCTCTAAAAGCAAACAAAACAAAGAGATAAGCGTAATAATAACAGGAATAGGTTCAAATAATATGTTTGAAGCGACTCAAAATATCGTAAAAACTATGCATAAAAATGACACCATAATAAATGTAGGCATCTGTGGCGGTGCTAAAGAGTTTGCTATTGGACAACTCATAGATGCATCTAAAAACAACTTAACTTGTGTTGATAAAGAAGTATCCAAATCAGGTAAGTTTGAGTTGGTAGATATGGAGTCAAGCGGTTTTTTAAGAGCGACTAAAGATATACAAAAAAGTTACATTTTTAAAGTAGTTTCAGACTATTTTGAACCACATAAAGTTACTAAAGAAAAGACAAAATCACTTATTTTTAATGTGATAGATGATATAAACAACATAATCAATTTTAAGGCAAATTAATGAAATATATTTTAATACTTTTACTCGCTATTTTAACCCTAGATGCAAATGAAGATGAACTTAAAAAACAAATAGGTCGGATGCTTGTTGTTGGTTTTGAAAATGAACAGATAGATAAAAACTCCAAAATCGTAAAAAACATTCAAAAGTATGAGCTTGGCGGAGTGATTTTGTTTGATAGTTTTTATGATGATAAAGCTAAAACAAAAAACATAAGCTCCCCTGCCCAGCTTCAAGAACTTACTAAAAAATTAAAATCTTTTTCTAAAAAACCGCTACTTATTTCCATAGACCAAGAGGGTGGAAAAGTCGCACGTCTAAAACCAAAATATGGATTTGATAAAATACCTTCTGCAAAAGAAATCTCAAAACTTTCACTCCAAGATGCAAAAGAGATTTACAAAACCCAAGCAAAGATGCTAAAACAAAACTCTCTAAACTGCGACTTTGCTCCCGTAGTTGACTTAGCTCTGAATACAAAAAACAAAGTAATCACAGGACTTGAACGCTCTTATGGAACTTCAGCATCTAAAGTAACACAATACGCAAAAATATTTATAGACTCTTTGAGAGAGCAAAATGTTATAAGTGTTTTAAAGCATTTTCCAGGACACGGTTCTTCTTTGGATGATTCACACAAAGGTTTTGTAGATATTTCAAAGACTTGGAGCAAAAAAGAGTTAGAACCATATCAAAACCTTATAAACTCAAAAGATGTAGATATGATAATGACAGCTCATGTTTTTAACTCACAACTAGATGCTAAGTATCCAGCAACGCTTTCTTACAATGTAAACACAAAACTGCTTCGCCAAAAGATGGGTTTTAAAGGTGTAGTTATTAGTGATGACTTACAGATGAAAGCCATCTCAAAACACTACACGCTTAAAGAAACAGTTACAAAAGCCATAAATTCAGGTGTAGATATACTTCTTTTTGCAAATCAGTTAGCATCTAACAATGTGGATGAATTGGTTGAAGTAATCTACTCGCAAGTAAAAAATGGTGCAATTTCTAAAAAAAGAATCTTAGAATCAAATAGACGCATAGAAAATCTTCATACAAAAAACTCTATCATTTACAGACCAATTGATTTTACTAAAAAACGCATAGATATGACTAAAGCATACATCAAACAACATTACGGCTTAGATGCAAAAGAGATAACAATAGAGCCAAAAATCATTGTTCTTCACTGGACGGCTGTTATGGACTTTGAAGATTGTTTTACAAGACTAAAAGGCGACACTCTTTATAGCGATAGAGGAGATATAGCAGATGCTGGAGCACTCAATGTGTCTGCTCATTTTTTAGTAGCTCGTGATGGAACAATTACACAACTTATGAGAGATGATTTTATGGCAAGGCATGTTATAGGGCTTAATTACTCTAGTATCGGCATAGAAAATGTTGGCGGTGAGGGAAATGTAAAAGATGACTTAACAGATGCTCAAGTAGATGCAAACATAAAACTTGTGAAATATCTAAAAGCAAAATATCCAAACATCGAGTACCTCATCGGTCATCATGAATATATGGATATGGAAAAAAATCCACTTTGGTTAGAAAAAGATGCAGAGTATAGGACTAAAAAAGCTGACCCTGGAGATAGATTTATGTCTAGTGTTAGAGAAAAAGTAGAATATTTAAAGCTAAAGAAACCGTAGATGCAGAGTAGTTTTTCTTCTCTTGACTGGTCTGTATTTCTCTCTTATTTTCTCATTCTTGGCATCACTTCATACCTCTTAGCTAAAAACAAAATAACGACTTCAAGAGAGTACTTTGTAAGTGCAAACTCTATGCCGATGTTTGCTGTTGCTATCTCAGTTTTGGCAACTTCACAATCTGCCGCAACTTTTTTAGGCGCTCCTGAATTTTCATATAAACATGATTTTACATTTATAGGTTTTTACTTTTCAGCTTTACTTGCTGTCATCTTTGTGGCGTATATTCTTATACCAAAGTTTTATGCGATGCGGGCAGTTACAGTTTACGAACTCTTAGAATCAAGATACGGTGAGAGTGCAAAAAAACAAGCAGGAATCATGTTTTTAGTCGGTCGTGTTCTTGCAAGCGGAGCAAGGCTTTACATCGGTGCTTTGGCTATTTCTATGATTTTGTTTGGAGATATTATCTTTTTACATGTTTTTATCTCTATTGTTATCTTAATACTAGGCGCTTTGGTTTATACATATTTTGGCGGTATAAAGTCAGTCATCTTAAGTGACATCATTCAAGCCATAACCTATGTCGGAGCAGGTCTTGTTGTTCTTGTTTTTCTCTACTCCTCTCTTGATAGTGTGGACATTATGCAAGTGTTAAGTGAAAATAACAAGCTTCGTGTTTTTGATACTTCATTAGATGGTAAGTTTAGTATTATCGGTCTTCTTAGCGGTTGGCTACTTCTAAATATTGCCGCTTTTGGGATGGACCAAGATATGACACAAAGAGTTCTAAGTTGCAAAAACAAAGAAGATGCTGCAAAGTCGCTTATAGTCTCAATTTTGCTTACAATTCCCGTAGTTTTACTCTTTTTAGCCATCGGTGCCCTACTCTTTGTTTTTTACCATCAAGCAAATGTTGTGCAGAGTTTTGATGGAGAAAACATCACCATTTTTATGTATTACATTTTAAACGAGATGCCAGACGGACTTCGCGGTTTAGTAACTGTCGGAGCAATTGCCGCAGCACTCTCAAGCACAAACTCTGTTTTAGGAGCTATGGCTTCTGTTGCCATTGAAGACCTATACAAACCATGGAAGTTAAAACAAGGCAAAGTGGATGAGATGCACTTTGTAGATGCTTCACGAAAAGCAGTCATATTTTTCGCAATAGTTCTCTCAGTCATGGCAGTTGTTAGTTACTTTTGGCAAAGATATAGTGAGCTTTCTTTGATTAGCTTCGCTCTAGGTGTTATGGCATTTGCATACACAGGTCTTTTAGGTGTTTTCTTCTCAGCTATTTTTACAAACAGAGGCAACTCTAAACTTGTTCCTTTTGCACTCATAGGCGGTTTCTTAACTGTCCTATCTCTTCAACCCTACACCTTTGGCATCTCTCTTGGTTTTTCGTGGCAGATAGTTATTGGGACGATTGTTGCTTTTGGGATTATGCAGTTAAAAATAAGTGAGGCAGTTAATGAGTGAGTTATATATCGGTGTTATGTCTGGAACAAGCATGGATGGCATCGACATTGCTCTTTGTGAGATAGATGAGACTCATTGCACGCTTAAAGCTTCTGCTGAGTTTTTATTTCCAACTGATTTAAAGACTCAAATTTTAAACATTATAAACAACTCAACTACGCTTGAAGAAATTGGAATTGTAGATAATAAGCTTGGACATCTTTTTGCAGATGCTATAAATGATTTTATAAAAAAAGAGTCTTTAGATTCTAAGAGTATTAGAGCCATTGGTTTGCATGGTCAAACACTTTGGCATGCTCCAGATGCTGATAATCCTTTCTCGATGCAACTCGGAGATGCGAATGTTGTATGTGCAAAAACAAACATTCAAGTTGTAGCTGATTTTAGAAGAATGGACATAGCAAATGGAGGGCAAGGTGCACCTTTTGCTCCAGCTTTTCATCAAGAAGTATTTAAAAACTTAAATAAAAAAACTGCTGTTTTAAATATTGGAGGGATGGCAAATCTTACTATCTTAAGCGAAGAGTTAAGAGGTTGGGACAGCGGATGCGGGAATGTTTTAATGGATTATTGGAGTTTGGTTAACACAGATGCAGATTATGACAAAGATGCTGTTTTTGCTCTAAAAGGTAAAGTGAATGAAGAACTTTTAGAGAGTTTTTTAAGCGATGTATATTTTAAAAAGCTTCCGCCAAAAAGCACAGGTCGTGAATACTTTAACCCTACTTGGCTATCAAACCATCTTCCACTTTTTGACACCATAAAAGCAGAAGACATCCAACGAACCCTGCTTGAACTAACAGCAAAGAGCATCTCCATAGATGCTAACAAAACAGATGCCAAGCTTCTAATAGTCTGCGGTGGTGGAGCTAAAAACCCACTTCTGATGCAAAGACTAAAAGAACTCTGCAAGGCAGAAGTAAAGATAAGTGATGAGTTTGGAGTTAGTAGCCAATACATGGAAGCAATGGCTTTTGCTTGGCTTGCTTACAAAAGAGTCCACAATGAAAAAGTGAAACTCTCATCTGTAACTGGTGCTAAAAAAGACTCTATTTTAGGTGGGATATATGGATAATAATATTTATACGGAGAGTTTAACATGTCTGATGTGATAGTGTATAGTGATGGAGAACTAGAGCTAAATGTTTCAGTAGATGATGATACTATTTGGCTTAGTCAAATGCAAATATCTGAATTATTTGATACAAGTACAGATAACATAAGTTTGCACATAAAAAATATTTACAAAGAAAAAGAATTGGATGAAAGCTCAACTGTCGAGGATTTCTCGGTAGTTCGCCAAGAGGGTAACAGAAGTGTAAAAAGAAATATCAAACACTATAATTTAGATATTATTATTTCTGTTGGATATAGAGTGAGTTCTTTAAAAGCTACCAAGTTCAGGCAATGGGCGACATCGGTACTTAAAAACTATGTCCAAAATGGCTATGCTATCAATACCCACAAACTAACACAACAGAGGCTATCTTCACTTGAAGATGATTTAGCCAATATAAAATTACATATTAAAAAAAATACTTTAGAAATCAAACAAGGTCTGTTTTATGATGGACAAATATTTGATGCTTACGCTTTTATATCAAACTTGGTTAAAAGTGCAAAAACCTCAATTGTTTTAATAGATAATTATATAGATGACTCAACACTAACTCTGTTTTCAAAAAATTCAAGCATTAAGTTTACTATTTATACCCAAAGTATTCCCAAGCAACTGCAACTCGATATTAAAAAGTACAACAAACAATACAATAATCTAGCTACTAAAACTACAAAAAAATTTCATGATAGGTTTTTAATAATAGATGACGAAGTGTTTCATTTTGGAGCAAGTTTAAAAGATTTAGGAAATAAAATTTTTGCAGTTAATAAGATGGGTATATCTAAAGATGACATAATGAAAGGCATATAGGATGGATAAAATAAAAGCGTGGATAAATACAACACCTTATAAAAACTTTGAAATTACAGTGGCATCTGCAGATGCTAGTTTTAGGAAATATTATAGACTTATAGATGCTGACAAAACAGTTATTTTAATGGATTCTTCACTAGAGAAAGATTCACTTGCTCCTTTTTTGGATGTGACTCAAAGACTTTTAGATGTTGGGGTGAATGCTCCTAAAATTTTAGAGATAAATCTTGAAGATGGATTTTTGATTATTGAAGATTTTGGGAATACTCTTTACTTAAATAGCTTAGATGCGAAGAACTATAAAACACTTTACTCAAAAGCGATAGATGTCATTGTAACTATGCAAAATGCAGATGCAAAGAACTTGCCACTTTATGACAAAGCTTTTTTACATTTTGAGATGGACTTGATGAGGGAGTGGTATTTGGAGAAAAATCTAAAAGTAACTCTTAGTGATGTTCAAAAAAGCATCATAGAAAATGCGCTAGAGACAATCTCAGATGTAGTTCTTTCTCAACCTCAAGGCGTGTTTGTTCACCGTGATTATCACTCAAGAAATATTATGCTGACATCTCGTGATGAGATAGGTGTGATTGACTATCAAGATGCTATGAATGGGGCTGTTACTTATGATTTGGTTTCACTTTTAAAAGATTGCTACATCGCTTATGATAGACAAGAGATAGAAAAACTTGCTTTGCAATTTCGTGATAAAAAGGCTCTTGATGCAAGTGATGCAGAATTTTTAAAATGGTTTGACTTTATGGGGATGCAAAGACATATAAAAGTGCTTGGCATCTTCTCTCGTCTTTATCTTCGTGATGGAAAAGACGGTTACCTCAAAGATATTCCGCTTACTCTAAAGTACACCATAGATGCAGCATCTAGATATGAAGAGACTAGAGAGTTAGCAAAACTTTTAAAAGAGTTACAATGAAAGCGATGATATTGTGTGCAGGTCGTGGAGAGAGAATGCGACCGCTTACTGACACTCTGCCAAAACCACTTTTAGAAGTAAAAGGCAAGCCTTTGTTAGTTTGGCATCTAGAGAAACTTGCAAAATGTGGTTTTAAAGATGTGGTTATAAATATTGCACATCTTGGCTTCATGATACCCGATAAAATCGGCGATGGTTCGCATTGGAATCTAAACATAACTTACTCAGATGAGCAAGATGAGGGAGCTTTAGAGAGTGCGGGAGGGATTATAAAAGCTTTGAGACTTTTAGGGGATAAGCCTTTTTTAGTTGTCAATGGTGATGTTTTTTGTGAGTATGATTTTAATGCTAGTTTTGACTTAAAAGACAAGTTGGCTCATCTTATTTTAGTGCCAAATCCACAGCATAATCTAAAGGGGGATTTTGGGCTTCAAGACTCTCTTATTTTAAATGAAGCGAATGAAAAACACACATTTTCTGGCATCGGATATTATAATCCCAAACTTTTTTCTAAAGTAAAATATGGAAAATCAGCCTTAGCTCCATTACTGCGAGATGCAATACAATCTAAAGAAGTTAGTGGCGAGTTGTTTAAAAAGATATGGCATGATATTGGAACACCTCAAAGACTAAAAAATATAAATATGAAAGATACAAATAATGATTAAACTACTTTTTATTGCACTCTTAACAACTACGCTCTTTGCAAAATACAATAACTGCGAATTTAAAAACCCACACTACACGGACATCTGTAAAAAAGTTGTAAAAAACGGTGTCTCTTACGATTATGCGAATGCATTTTTGCTCTCTTATTTTAAAACAAAAAAGTATGATGAAATCAGCTGGAAATACCTTCAACCTCGTCATATCAAAACTCATCAAAAGAGTGAAAAAAAAGCAAATAATGTCTTGGTAAAGTATGTTCCAAAAATAGTAACTCATCTAAAAAAGTATAAGAAAGTCTATGATTATAGTGAAAAAAAATATGGGGTAAATCGTGAAATAATTGCGGCTATACTTATGAAAGAGACAAAACTAGGAAAGATAAAACCAACTCACGATGCTTTTATAGTTTTTAACACCATAGTTGTTAGAACAAAAGCTGAAACTTCTCGTCAAAAATGGCTTTTAAATATGGGTAAAACAAATATGGCATCTATCATTACGC is a window of uncultured Sulfurimonas sp. DNA encoding:
- a CDS encoding glycoside hydrolase family 3 N-terminal domain-containing protein, with the protein product MKYILILLLAILTLDANEDELKKQIGRMLVVGFENEQIDKNSKIVKNIQKYELGGVILFDSFYDDKAKTKNISSPAQLQELTKKLKSFSKKPLLISIDQEGGKVARLKPKYGFDKIPSAKEISKLSLQDAKEIYKTQAKMLKQNSLNCDFAPVVDLALNTKNKVITGLERSYGTSASKVTQYAKIFIDSLREQNVISVLKHFPGHGSSLDDSHKGFVDISKTWSKKELEPYQNLINSKDVDMIMTAHVFNSQLDAKYPATLSYNVNTKLLRQKMGFKGVVISDDLQMKAISKHYTLKETVTKAINSGVDILLFANQLASNNVDELVEVIYSQVKNGAISKKRILESNRRIENLHTKNSIIYRPIDFTKKRIDMTKAYIKQHYGLDAKEITIEPKIIVLHWTAVMDFEDCFTRLKGDTLYSDRGDIADAGALNVSAHFLVARDGTITQLMRDDFMARHVIGLNYSSIGIENVGGEGNVKDDLTDAQVDANIKLVKYLKAKYPNIEYLIGHHEYMDMEKNPLWLEKDAEYRTKKADPGDRFMSSVREKVEYLKLKKP
- the rhuM gene encoding RhuM family protein — translated: MSDVIVYSDGELELNVSVDDDTIWLSQMQISELFDTSTDNISLHIKNIYKEKELDESSTVEDFSVVRQEGNRSVKRNIKHYNLDIIISVGYRVSSLKATKFRQWATSVLKNYVQNGYAINTHKLTQQRLSSLEDDLANIKLHIKKNTLEIKQGLFYDGQIFDAYAFISNLVKSAKTSIVLIDNYIDDSTLTLFSKNSSIKFTIYTQSIPKQLQLDIKKYNKQYNNLATKTTKKFHDRFLIIDDEVFHFGASLKDLGNKIFAVNKMGISKDDIMKGI
- a CDS encoding anhydro-N-acetylmuramic acid kinase, producing MSELYIGVMSGTSMDGIDIALCEIDETHCTLKASAEFLFPTDLKTQILNIINNSTTLEEIGIVDNKLGHLFADAINDFIKKESLDSKSIRAIGLHGQTLWHAPDADNPFSMQLGDANVVCAKTNIQVVADFRRMDIANGGQGAPFAPAFHQEVFKNLNKKTAVLNIGGMANLTILSEELRGWDSGCGNVLMDYWSLVNTDADYDKDAVFALKGKVNEELLESFLSDVYFKKLPPKSTGREYFNPTWLSNHLPLFDTIKAEDIQRTLLELTAKSISIDANKTDAKLLIVCGGGAKNPLLMQRLKELCKAEVKISDEFGVSSQYMEAMAFAWLAYKRVHNEKVKLSSVTGAKKDSILGGIYG
- a CDS encoding phosphotransferase, encoding MDKIKAWINTTPYKNFEITVASADASFRKYYRLIDADKTVILMDSSLEKDSLAPFLDVTQRLLDVGVNAPKILEINLEDGFLIIEDFGNTLYLNSLDAKNYKTLYSKAIDVIVTMQNADAKNLPLYDKAFLHFEMDLMREWYLEKNLKVTLSDVQKSIIENALETISDVVLSQPQGVFVHRDYHSRNIMLTSRDEIGVIDYQDAMNGAVTYDLVSLLKDCYIAYDRQEIEKLALQFRDKKALDASDAEFLKWFDFMGMQRHIKVLGIFSRLYLRDGKDGYLKDIPLTLKYTIDAASRYEETRELAKLLKELQ
- a CDS encoding lytic murein transglycosylase; the encoded protein is MIKLLFIALLTTTLFAKYNNCEFKNPHYTDICKKVVKNGVSYDYANAFLLSYFKTKKYDEISWKYLQPRHIKTHQKSEKKANNVLVKYVPKIVTHLKKYKKVYDYSEKKYGVNREIIAAILMKETKLGKIKPTHDAFIVFNTIVVRTKAETSRQKWLLNMGKTNMASIITHCYKKGVTPEQCNLASSYAGAVGIPQFMPNSFVYTDGYKTKVADLSKMEDAIVSASKFLNKKADFSKLIEWDKMPDLPEIESSWYDFEHKHKNASLVYEKNRHGKKYKCFTCGKKEFEYLKEYAKKIMRYNNSSNYAIGVMRLAYDSHFLLKK
- a CDS encoding Hpt domain-containing protein encodes the protein MPILRADYSKITQEEMAEKIGLKLKHMPALLSSFIKEIRLVLQELEKAVENKDFASIRKYAHLIKGSAGNLRFDEVYEMSRELELEATQENSEFEFKAYVQAIKEALKSISNQ
- a CDS encoding N-acetylmuramate alpha-1-phosphate uridylyltransferase MurU: MKAMILCAGRGERMRPLTDTLPKPLLEVKGKPLLVWHLEKLAKCGFKDVVINIAHLGFMIPDKIGDGSHWNLNITYSDEQDEGALESAGGIIKALRLLGDKPFLVVNGDVFCEYDFNASFDLKDKLAHLILVPNPQHNLKGDFGLQDSLILNEANEKHTFSGIGYYNPKLFSKVKYGKSALAPLLRDAIQSKEVSGELFKKIWHDIGTPQRLKNINMKDTNND
- a CDS encoding sodium:solute symporter gives rise to the protein MQSSFSSLDWSVFLSYFLILGITSYLLAKNKITTSREYFVSANSMPMFAVAISVLATSQSAATFLGAPEFSYKHDFTFIGFYFSALLAVIFVAYILIPKFYAMRAVTVYELLESRYGESAKKQAGIMFLVGRVLASGARLYIGALAISMILFGDIIFLHVFISIVILILGALVYTYFGGIKSVILSDIIQAITYVGAGLVVLVFLYSSLDSVDIMQVLSENNKLRVFDTSLDGKFSIIGLLSGWLLLNIAAFGMDQDMTQRVLSCKNKEDAAKSLIVSILLTIPVVLLFLAIGALLFVFYHQANVVQSFDGENITIFMYYILNEMPDGLRGLVTVGAIAAALSSTNSVLGAMASVAIEDLYKPWKLKQGKVDEMHFVDASRKAVIFFAIVLSVMAVVSYFWQRYSELSLISFALGVMAFAYTGLLGVFFSAIFTNRGNSKLVPFALIGGFLTVLSLQPYTFGISLGFSWQIVIGTIVAFGIMQLKISEAVNE